Proteins encoded by one window of Gemmatimonas aurantiaca:
- a CDS encoding hydantoinase/oxoprolinase family protein: protein MGEMVRGSMHESMAVGIDVGGTFTDLAALHDDGTVVTSKVLSVPGDRAQGVLDALMAAEVRAEQIDSIAHGTTVVTNLLLERRGARVVACATQGFTDLLELRRQERAALYDLSRHHPLPLVSRECVVGVAERIAPEGVVQALSEATVTQVVSSVLALEPETVAITLLHAYAEPIHERRLAEALREEITRRGLTVDVITSHEVLPEIREYERMATTVAEAYARPVVRRYLSGLTHRLTERGYPAPRVMTSAGGTLTADVAAVHAGALALSGPAGGVTGAAAVARALGIPRALTIDIGGTSADVGLIEDGEPLVERGGAVAGVPIALPRVLVEAVAAGGGSIAWLDDGGALRAGPESAGALPGPAAYARGGERPTVTDAHVMLGTIAAEAWSGGVHISREEAVRAMRTIAAPLGVSVERAAEAVIGTADATMARALRRVSVERGVDPRGIPLIAFGGGGPLHACGLAERLGMRRVIVPPYAGVLSAVGLAMAPERHESLTSCMITADVWSDEALRALLDTTRRTLDAGNGAGEASSSHSHSHSHSHAHDLTVRWTLRARYVGQGYELDVPVTETDTVTGVAQRFVERHVARTGFALDRVVEFISLRTTLSGTARTIRWTRASEGVPSRVRGHAVVRLPDATMLVARGWTARPLDIGGWMLEMDA, encoded by the coding sequence ATGGGTGAGATGGTCCGCGGGTCGATGCATGAGTCGATGGCCGTCGGGATCGATGTTGGGGGCACCTTCACCGATCTGGCGGCATTGCACGACGACGGCACCGTGGTCACCAGCAAGGTGCTGAGTGTCCCCGGCGATCGTGCGCAGGGGGTGCTCGATGCGCTGATGGCCGCAGAGGTGCGCGCGGAACAGATCGACAGCATTGCGCATGGCACGACCGTCGTCACGAATCTTCTGCTGGAACGTCGGGGCGCGCGTGTGGTGGCCTGTGCGACACAGGGCTTCACCGACCTGCTCGAACTGCGCCGGCAGGAACGCGCCGCGTTGTACGATCTTTCGCGTCACCATCCCCTGCCATTGGTGTCTCGTGAGTGCGTGGTGGGAGTGGCCGAACGTATCGCACCGGAAGGCGTGGTGCAGGCGTTGAGCGAGGCAACGGTGACGCAGGTGGTATCGTCAGTGCTCGCGCTGGAACCCGAGACCGTCGCGATCACGTTGCTGCACGCGTACGCCGAGCCCATACACGAGCGGCGACTGGCCGAGGCGCTGCGGGAGGAGATCACACGCCGCGGACTCACGGTCGATGTCATCACCAGCCATGAGGTGCTGCCGGAGATCCGCGAGTACGAACGCATGGCCACGACCGTGGCCGAAGCGTATGCGCGGCCCGTGGTGCGACGTTATCTGTCCGGACTGACCCATCGTCTGACCGAGCGGGGATATCCGGCGCCCCGTGTGATGACATCGGCTGGTGGCACACTCACGGCCGATGTCGCCGCGGTGCATGCGGGGGCGCTGGCGTTGTCCGGCCCGGCGGGCGGAGTGACCGGTGCCGCCGCTGTGGCGCGGGCGCTGGGAATCCCGCGGGCACTCACCATCGATATCGGCGGCACCAGCGCCGACGTGGGGCTCATCGAAGACGGCGAGCCACTCGTCGAGCGGGGCGGCGCGGTGGCCGGTGTGCCGATCGCGTTGCCCCGTGTGCTGGTGGAAGCGGTGGCCGCGGGCGGCGGCAGCATCGCGTGGCTCGACGATGGCGGCGCGTTGCGCGCGGGCCCTGAGAGTGCCGGTGCGTTGCCCGGGCCTGCGGCGTATGCCCGTGGCGGGGAACGCCCCACCGTCACCGACGCGCATGTGATGCTGGGCACGATCGCCGCGGAAGCATGGAGTGGCGGAGTGCACATCAGTCGCGAAGAGGCCGTGCGTGCGATGCGCACCATCGCCGCGCCGCTGGGGGTGTCGGTGGAGCGCGCGGCGGAGGCGGTGATCGGTACCGCCGACGCCACGATGGCGCGTGCGTTGCGGCGGGTGTCGGTGGAGCGTGGTGTGGATCCGCGCGGCATTCCGCTCATCGCGTTCGGCGGTGGCGGTCCGTTGCATGCCTGTGGTCTGGCCGAACGTCTGGGCATGCGACGGGTGATCGTGCCGCCGTATGCGGGTGTGTTGAGCGCCGTGGGACTCGCTATGGCACCCGAACGACACGAATCACTCACCAGTTGCATGATCACCGCCGATGTCTGGTCCGACGAGGCGCTGCGGGCGCTGCTCGATACGACACGGCGGACATTGGACGCGGGCAATGGAGCGGGTGAGGCATCTTCGTCGCACTCGCACTCGCACTCGCACTCGCATGCACACGATCTCACCGTGCGCTGGACATTGCGGGCGCGTTATGTGGGTCAGGGATACGAACTCGATGTGCCGGTGACGGAAACGGACACGGTGACGGGTGTGGCGCAGCGTTTCGTGGAGCGCCATGTCGCACGCACCGGCTTCGCACTCGATCGGGTGGTGGAATTCATCAGTCTGCGGACGACCCTGAGCGGCACGGCGCGCACCATTCGCTGGACACGTGCCAGCGAGGGCGTGCCGTCACGCGTGCGAGGGCACGCCGTGGTCCGTCTGCCGGATGCCACGATGCTCGTGGCCCGCGGATGGACGGCCCGCCCACTCGATATCGGTGGATGGATGCTGGAGATGGACGCGTGA